A window of Carassius gibelio isolate Cgi1373 ecotype wild population from Czech Republic chromosome A3, carGib1.2-hapl.c, whole genome shotgun sequence genomic DNA:
CAAAATGTCAGGGActatatttcaatgttttattctttAGCCATATGAAAAAGCTTCATGttaaaaactaacaaaagaaGAAATATGAAATAGCTCTTGCTACATTACATGCAAAATGTTAGTGCACACCGTTATTTACTGAGTATAACAGTAAAGAGAGGGAAAAGTAAGTGAGGAGACACAGACAACATAAATAAAGACAGAGATAACAGAACAGATATACATTATCATACAATACATAATGAATAACATTGTTTGGGTACTGCGAGTATAGTAGAGTGATGAGTGCGGCAGGGCCGAAAGTGATAAGAGTCCCACAGAGCAGCTCCAGAAGGGTAACAGGAGAAGTGACAGTGAAGGACAAGAAAGGGCCAGGCCTGGGacattttatgttgttgttttattgtctTTTATGCAGCAGTCGTCCATGAGGTGCTGCcgctttagttttgttttgtgttagttTATTGGATAACTAAAGTTTTATGTTTATCTATTCATCGGTTCTGGCCTCCTTCTGCCTATAACTAACGACTTTGTTAAAAATGGATCAAACAATTACATCTAATGCTTACAAGAGCATAAAATACTAACAGATCAAATGTGAACCGCGACTATAATGCTCTCACTATACGCATCACGGGAGGTAAGCGTCCCCTCTCTTCAGTAACTCTGTCAGCAATGCCCAGTCATTTTAAACAGTACGTGGACAACACTCAGCCCTTTTTTTTAGGAAAGTACAGTATAACAGTCAGCTGAGCTCATTTTTATTAGATCTGGATTTCAATCTCTGAATTACATTCAACATATTTTATAAACGTATTAATCTTTTTTTGGGGTGAGGGGGTCATCatagttaaattaaaaataatctgTTCCCCTTCTGCCAATCACCTTCTGGAATTAGGGGTATGTAGGAGGGGGGCGCTGTGGCGTCTGCCCATTAAACGTCTGGCAGGATGAAGGTCCTCTGGCCTCTGACTGGGTGAGAAGGGTGTGTGTCTCTTTAGGCTCTGAGTCCGGACTCTCTTCTGATGAGCTGGACGGGACACGCAGCCCAAGAACTTCTTGCACTTTCAAAGGCAGCTCCTGAGAACACAACAGTCAGTAAGCATTATGTAGTACGCATGACCACCACGGTTATTTTTCATAGCATATCAGCAGTCATATCTGTCCCGTCTCACCTTGCAGTGTGTCAGCTGCAAATAAATAGCCTCTGATCCACAGAGAACCGACTGCAGGTCCAGCTTCATGGTCAGCTCATTAATgtgctgtaaacacacacacctttagAATCAACTTACTATCAATCTCATGTTCCCGGTTCTGCTTTATTTTCCAAGGGCTGAAACTAATTTATACTCACCTTCAGTATAGAATTAAAATCATGATTTGAACCAATCAGCTCCTCTTTTTGTGACTCAAGAATGGAGCAGGCCATAAGTAAGTGGAAGTTTTCACAAGGCAGACGGGTCCACAGAACCTGCAACAaaaatgtgttgttattgttcagtaaaactattaaaataatttccattaaactgaaataaagctgaaacaaaataaattataaatagtagATGAAAAACGTAAACTagatacattaaaattaattgtaagtgcattatatttaatgtattattaatgatCATGGTACATTTTatatcaaatgttttaaaaacagaaaacgaacTTGACATAATTAAGAGCCAGTGACATCATCTGAGTTTACAAAAGTGCCAAGTTCAGAAGTTCTTTGCTAATGAtgtgttctttttattttatccatGACAAGATTTGTTGAGTAACATTTACACAGTCACACACAACATAGCAGAAAAACAATAATGAAAGTCAtagaaattaatacaaataacCGGTTTTTCTCATCTTACCTCCCACAGGTTCAAGATGTCTTCAAAAGAGAATTCCCTCTTAAACCAAATCAATAACCAGCGGAAACAGAAACAAAGTGAACCACTGTCCTGAGAGTCTAAGAgagacaaataaatacaaaaatacaattgtGCATCAGCCAAAAGAGCAAAAACACCTAGAGAAAGTAGAGGTTAATAAAGAACGTGTTTGTGTTTACCCAGGTAGTCACACAGCTCTGGATCAAGTGCTCTCAGTAGGATGCTGAGCTGAAGCAACTGCTGTTTCATGGCCTCTTGAGACTCTTCAAAGTTCTGGTGCTAAAGACACATAAGGACTTTATATCCAGAGCTAATGCATCGATTGAATAACACAACCATAAAAAAAAGTGCGTTTACTGACCACTAAATCCATAAAGCCTGTCAAACACCAGAAGGACTCCACCTCATTCTGGGTAACAAAGAGGAGAGGAGACAGAAGGTCACTCATCCCCTGGACATAACCTGGAGAGCAAAGCGAGAGAGCGATAAGAGAAATAACAGCATCCTCTAGTGGCCAGGGGGAGGTGGAATTAAAAGCACATACCCAGATCGAAGTTATACATGCAGTACGTCATCAGTACATCATTAAGCAGCGCAAGACCTGGGTTCTCATTCCCAGAAAAGAAGGAATTGTGTCTGTCTGTTCGATTCACATCCCGTTCTGTCCAATCAAAGAGCAGGAGCATGTCAGATGTAGAAAGAGACCGGTCAAACTTGCTGTAAGATCTATGACACAGCTGAACGTACCTATGAGGCTACGGTAGCCTCGGAAGAGAGAGTTCCTCATCTCCTGCTCTTCACTAACGGACTTCCACTGAACCTTCATCCTGAAATACTCATCCCTGAAGAGAAAAAGAACAAATGTAAAGGgcacaaaaattaaaagaacaacTTATATAGATGTTCAGGGGGTAGTAAGTAGTTGTATAGTAGATTTAAACTTGGAAATTTAAGTATAATTGCTGTTAACAATTAAAAGATTGAGGTCAGtaagcttttattcagcaaagatgcattagattaatataaagtgacagtaaagatattcagaatgttacaaaaaattatttctaataaattctgttcttttaataCTACAGAAAAAAGGTTTCACTGTTTCCAGTGTTGAAAaagctgctaaaaattcagctctctcatcacagaattaaattacatttttaaaattcattcaaatagaaaaaaaaaacaaatattttaatggtcataatatttaacaatatgactgttttaactgcatttttgttcaaataaatgtagccacagGGAGCATTAGTTActtctttttaaaagaaaaacatactGACCGCAAACTCTTTGAAAGCAGTACACATCCTATGCTAAGTTTTGGACTTAAGAAAAATGACACAGGAAACTACAACAGCTGCAAACCGCTAACTGGGTTGAAGGAACAAGTACACTATACAGTGTTTGACACTTAAATGGTGTgcgataaaaaaaaagtgttcagctTACGTTTTCACCTGAAGGATGTCCTCTCTCTCTTTGGTTGTGCTGTTCCACGGGTAGAACCCCAGTAAGAACTTCCACACCTCCCTCCGCAGAGATGGAACAATGCCCTAGAAAAACAAGAAAGATTTCATTCAGTGGAAACTTCATTGCTTTGTGGGATGTAAGTGTGACTGGAAAAAGATCACTTAAACTTGCACGCACCCCTCTAAACACCAGCTCCTTGACCTTCTGTGGATCAGTGACACGGCCCTCTGGATCCAAAAACTGATCCCAGTTATCCAAAGGCTTCCCTCTTTTGACCTCCGGTCTGGGGCCGAGCTCTGCCCCCTGGTGGAATACACAATCTCTTATAATGTCTATGCACAATCAACATTTATACACAAACAGTCAGCCATCGATGCAACTCACACAGGTAATGAGTTCAAAGCCTGGCTCCTCATCAGCTGGGTGTGGGCAATGGGCGTCCTGAGGTGAGCGCTTACTGAGGGGCGACTCGTGATGTGTATGTGGAAGTGCTCCCCGGAAGAAGTTCGTCACTTTGGAGAAGCCCCCGAACGTGGTCGCGTAAGGGTCCTGAATGAACCTCTGTAGATATGACCAATCAGATGGCATGTTAACACGCTCTTGCTTATGGCTCTTACCACACTAAAACAACAACTAGGACTTACAGACACAAGATCTGCACTGGTATCATCAAAGAGGTGCAGCTCATCAAATGACTGCGACAGGGCCCCAGAATCATGCGGGTATGCCAGGAAGAGCCTACCATCCATGGGAGACCTTACAGCAGAATGTGTCACATGAGTATGTAAATATATGGGtactaaaatgcaaaataataaattagtatGCCACTCACGGGGCTAGTCTGATGTAACGCTGCATGGCTTTTAGCAGCTCTCTAGCGCCCCCTTGATGGAAGTGCAGAGGAGGGAGAGGATCACCCCCTCTAGTGGTCAGCACCAAGAAGTTCCTGGCCAGAGAGAAGCGAGCCCTCCGAAGAGAATACAGCTCTGAAAGGGGCAGGGAGAAGGAGCCCCACTGACCTACAAAAGACATGAATGTATGTGAGCATGTACAGCAGGGattctcaaatcttgtcctggaggaccaatgtgctgcagagtttagctccaaccttgatcaaacaGTGATTTTcttatgatcctgaagacattgtgtagcatgctcaggtgtgtttgattagggttagagctcaactctgcaggaaagtgcaACTTGTGGGCCAGATCTGAGGATCCCTGATGTACAGTATCACATCATCTGACAGGTTACAGTTTAGCCCAGTACCTGTTGCTCTGACTGGTGGGTGCTCATGTCGTCTTTCCTGCTTGACTGTACTGATGACAGCCCAGTCTGGTTCATAGCCCGGGTCAAACTTAGTTTCCTCTTCCCCTCCTTCCCCCTCCTCTCAAGAAACAGAATTTAAAAGGGACAGAAATTCAAGTGACTTTTTTAAAAGATGCTTTTAATGTTGTAGCGTTCAAGAAGGGCACATTCATttggttaaaaatacagtaaacagtaatattgaaaaatactaacacaactgttttctatttcaatgtattttaaaatgaaatgtattcctatGATGGTAAATTtgaacattactccagtcttcaatgtcacatgatccttcaggaatcattatAATCTACTaacttggtgctcaagaaacatttcatatcatcaattattgttatttttgtcgACACTGTGATACTTTGTTTAGTAGtctttgattaaaagaaaaataacatttatttggaaaaagaAGAATTTTGTTATATAAGTATTTGTATAACATTAATTTAGAAATTTAATATGCAATCAAATGGCAATTTACATTTTCCCATACATATGTGCAACGTttaatgaaaaatttaatttccattatataatttttatttcccatttactacactagttttaatatataaattcaatACATGTTTAATgctaagttgcaaaattaaaatgaaaagtattcCCCAAATTGATTAGATATGTTTAACATGTCCAAGCAAAAACggttgcaaaatattttttcttaacttAATTTAGACTAATGGGTATGACACTTGGGAATGCATTTTTATCACAATACCACGTGATAATTGTAGCAAAATGCAGTGTGAATTTCAAAATGCATTCTGAACCAAAGTTATAGCAAAAGGGTAGCAAACATGAAGAGCCTACACGTTTCATAGATGATTATTCAGTGTGCTTGAGAATAGTTTACTCTCACTGACAATGCACTGCAGAGACACACTTATTTCACTGACAAACACCaggtatgtgtgtctgtgtgcaagTCCGTTTGTGTGATCATGTTTACTCCATATTGTATTTATAAGAGCAGTTAGCCACATCCAGAAAAATGAATGGATCGCTGTGGCCCTCTGCTGGATGTATTTGGTAATTACACCTTTTTTCTTCTAAAGATTTTTCAGTTACCAACAGATAGCAGAATTCTGGCCCAGAAACAATATCCAGAAAcaacttaaatatttcattttgattatcattaaagatttttttaaatatataaatagtgtagttGAAGAATTCTGTGGTAAATGGATAAAAATTCTTCATATCCCCCTAAGCACAGCATAATCTGTatcataataaacaaaaatattgttaaaagtcACACATCATTTGTTGTTTGTCACATGTATCAGAACATTTCTGTGCTGTGGGTAATAGGAGGATTTTCCACCCGGCTACCACCACAAATATATTTCAAACCTGTGGGAAGCACTGACGTATTAAGAATTTCTCAGGGACTTCACCACTTTCGAGGCTGAATATTCATGACCTTTACAATTAGACATGAATGGTTTTATAGTATGTGTACAAATATCTTCAGTAGGACAAACAAGTTTTGATTTCTATTAATATTCAATGACGTATATTTCCATGACTTTCCCAGGCCTGCAAATCACAATTTACAAATTTCccctattttttctttcttcgAACATGTTAGGTTCAATATGTGACATGTGACAAGGGACCTTTGAACTCTGTTGAGCAAACGGAGTGGTCCACCCTCTACCTTTTTGGTGTAGAAGACAGCAGGAGCATTTCTCATATCCTCCTCAACAGGACTCCACTCCAGTGCCGGCTCTCCATCCTGCAAGAGTTTATATTTGATAACACCCCTTAAATACTGTCAGGCTTTGTAAAAAGTGTTCATAAATAGACAAAATgatttatataacactttataacatcaaatgtttattaatacaatatGTTAATCATACCCGCTCAACTATCCGAATGAAGCCAGGGATGGTGGTGTCCTGAGTGCTTCTTTTGGCATTGGTGTGGAGGTAAACCCCCTCCTTCTCAAAGATCAGCTGATGAATGACATTTAAAACATCATACTTTTACACCAGGACCAGGTCAGGTCAACAAAACTACAgattaatcattttaaacaagATGTCAATAATATATAATGATTATCTTTCAGTTTAGATCGTATCAACAGCATTAAATAgctataatgaattaaaaaaaaattctaaaaacctAACAATAATTGTAATAACTGTAGCTTTAATACTATAGTGGACATTTCCTGATAGACTACAATAGATTAATAATTCAGCggtttacaaataatttatttcaggAGTGAGATAAGCAACAGATCATCATATGGAGGAATCTCATCTAGCTGCTAGTTGtaatctataatctataatatTGCTTTAGGTTATGAGCAAAGATCGCCAGTTAACCAGTCCGACCAGTGACGCCGTTCAATAAAATCCTCCAGGCTGAACGAGTTACCCAACGAGTGACAGTGGTATGTGAAATATCAAGCCATCACAAAGACATGACAGTGACTAAACCATCAGGTTTGAACGACATGTCAGTCATCAGCTTGGGCTAGCGCTAACTAGCTAAACCTGtagaaatactgagaaaaaaaaacttaacctgACACATTAAATAcgtaaaaaggttaaaaaaaaaaaaattgtacatatAGTTTTATGTGGTGTCATGTCAGATGTGACATCGTTGTAAGTAAGATTAGTGACAAACTCTATCGCTCCTCACCTTGTGACTCTCTGGCTTCGCCTCCATTCCTCCTCCTGAGTTCACGGTGTCTGATCAAAACAATCACACTTCCGGTTTTTTTTCTGGATGACACCGCCCACCTCCGCAGCAGCCAATCAAAAACTCATATCATATGACGTTGTCTTTATTTTGTACATAAGATGAGTATCATGTTCTTTCTTAGCATATATTTGTTGATAATTACAGCAATGCAGTGATTTGTAATACAAATCAGATATCAGAATTGTGAAAGGGAATCATTGTTGAAAGTCATAGAtttacaacatttacattttataatgtcacatttagtttatttttgtaatatcgaTAACTTTCTCATCCATTTTTTTATCTAAAGAAAATTTGCCTCCCTTGCCTTTCAACTGatacaacaaacaaacatcataCATGCATTCATCTTAAATTATGATCATTGTGGCTTTGAGGTTATGTAAAATTTggcagattattttaaattaatttcatgaaTGCAAGTTAATAAAGTGATGAATGGAAATTGGGCAGTTCAATTAAgtatagaatttaaataaaaataggc
This region includes:
- the LOC127949107 gene encoding TBC1 domain family member 17, translated to MEAKPESHKLIFEKEGVYLHTNAKRSTQDTTIPGFIRIVERDGEPALEWSPVEEDMRNAPAVFYTKKEGEGGEEETKFDPGYEPDWAVISTVKQERRHEHPPVRATGQWGSFSLPLSELYSLRRARFSLARNFLVLTTRGGDPLPPLHFHQGGARELLKAMQRYIRLAPSPMDGRLFLAYPHDSGALSQSFDELHLFDDTSADLVSRFIQDPYATTFGGFSKVTNFFRGALPHTHHESPLSKRSPQDAHCPHPADEEPGFELITCGAELGPRPEVKRGKPLDNWDQFLDPEGRVTDPQKVKELVFRGGIVPSLRREVWKFLLGFYPWNSTTKEREDILQVKTDEYFRMKVQWKSVSEEQEMRNSLFRGYRSLIERDVNRTDRHNSFFSGNENPGLALLNDVLMTYCMYNFDLGYVQGMSDLLSPLLFVTQNEVESFWCLTGFMDLVHQNFEESQEAMKQQLLQLSILLRALDPELCDYLDSQDSGSLCFCFRWLLIWFKREFSFEDILNLWEVLWTRLPCENFHLLMACSILESQKEELIGSNHDFNSILKHINELTMKLDLQSVLCGSEAIYLQLTHCKELPLKVQEVLGLRVPSSSSEESPDSEPKETHTLLTQSEARGPSSCQTFNGQTPQRPPPTYP